From one Montipora capricornis isolate CH-2021 chromosome 10, ASM3666992v2, whole genome shotgun sequence genomic stretch:
- the LOC138020784 gene encoding uncharacterized protein, with amino-acid sequence MIPRLYVLQLNHRILFADDSKLHREVDQPGGENLLQNDLECLLKWSQDWSMESNKAKRKVQHISKKESPSTNRYYTLDGRQLERVSTITDTGMTVSNDMHMSWPRHIYVTVAKANRTLGLLKRMYSLQYSSKGKLLYCALVRWDLDYNSSLRSPYTVKHRAFLENVQRRATKFILN; translated from the coding sequence ATGATTCCCCGATTATATGTTTTGCAACTCAACCATCGTATACTCTTTGCGGACGACTCCAAACTGCATCGAGAAGTTGACCAGCCTGGTGGTGAAAACCTGCTTCAAAATGACTTAGAATGCCTTCTCAAGTGGAGCCAGGACTGGTCTATGGAGTCCAATAAAGCTAAACGCAAGGTACAACACATATCCAAGAAGGAGTCTCCATCTACCAACAGGTATTACACACTCGATGGCCGACAGCTTGAACGCGTATCAACCATCACTGACACTGGAATGACAGTATCCAACGACATGCATATGTCATGGCCAAGGCACATATATGTCACTGTTGCAAAAGCGAATAGAACTCTTGGCCTACTTAAAAGGATGTATAGTCTGCAGTATTCCTCAAAGGGAAAACTCCTTTACTGCGCATTGGTTCGATGGGACCTTGACTACAATAGCAGCCTGCGGTCTCCCTACACTGTCAAACATCGTGCATTCTTGGAAAACGTTCAAAGAAGAGCCACCAAATTTATACTGAACtga
- the LOC138020785 gene encoding uncharacterized protein, which yields MNLIDHHTKFVNSHPLHTKSADEVRDGVKIYCFSYGYPRKILIDNGGEFCNAKLKLFCEENQIKLSHEAARTPTTQALAERSNKTWKENVRSIIMGSNIKNIERWCEYKMQASYTMNITLHRAINTPPYEAVFGIMALREKHQNTDEDIKCQGEATELAPGKNTLDNDQCETVERAAKRQKIRERRSQYIEEMVKQIRQSRKAPYKINDMAAIKIDRVDKTSPVHPNMLLRKIMEIRKDYAKIVTPQGIIKIICLHFEECDTSLLQRNSVHSCKQANNTCQ from the coding sequence ATGAATCTTATCGATCACCATACAAAGTTCGTCAATTCACATCCCCTACATACAAAATCAGCAGATGAAGTTCGCGATGGTGTAAAGATTTACTGCTTTTCCTATGGATACCCGAGAAAAATTCTTATAGACAATGGAGGTGAATTTTGTAATGCAAAACTCAAATTATTTTGcgaggaaaatcaaatcaagctgTCCCATGAAGCGGCAAGAACTCCAACCACTCAAGCTCTTGCGGAAAGAAGCAACaaaacatggaaagaaaatgtgaggtcaataattatggggtcaaatatcaagaacattgaaagatggtgcGAGTACAAAATGCAGGCTTCATATACTATGAACATCACTCTGCACAGGGCAATAAATACACCACCGTACGAAGCAGTTTTCGGAATAATGGCACTCCGTGAGAAGCACCAgaacactgatgaagacattaaaTGTCAAGGCGAAGCCACTGAGCTAGCCCCTGGTAAAAACACTTTGGACAATGATCAGTGTGAAACTGTTGAAAGAGCAGCCAAACGCCAGAAGATACGTGAACGACGGAGTCAATACATtgaagaaatggtaaaacaaaTCAGGCAGTCAAGGAAGGCACCTTACAAGATCAATGACATGGCTGCAATCAAAATAGACAGGGTAGACAAAACGAGTCCCGTACACCCGAATATGCTGTTGCGCAAAATAATGGAGATTAGGAAAGACTATGCTAAAATAGTTACTCCACAGGGAATCATTAAGATTATATGCTTGCACTTCGAGGAATGTGACACttcattattgcaaagaaattccGTTCACAGCtgcaagcaagctaacaatactTGTCAGTAG